GCTTTCAAGGCAAGCCCGCCAGCACGCAGAGCGACCTCTACAGTTTGGGAATGCTTTTGTTCCGCTGGATTGCCGGCGTTGATTTGCTTGAATCGGACGATTACAACAATCTGGCTGCCCAAGCTCTGGCTATCGAAGGCTTGGATATTTCTTCGCGACTTTATGACCTGGACCGTTGCAAGCCGCAGGAGCTTTCGGCACTGGAGCCTTTGTGGAAGGCCATGCTGCGGGAATCTCCGGAAAACCGTGCCGAAGATTTTGACGAGTTGGACGAACTTCTGGAAATCGCCCTCGAATCGATCGGCGTGGGGGAGGTAACCGCCCAAACGGCTCTGCAAAAATATGCTGGCGAAGTCCTTCCCGAAAAAATGGGGCGAAAATTCCCGACAGAGCAAAAAAGCGCTTTCCCGTACAGCCAAAACGATAATGAAAACAAAAAAAATACCTTAAAAATTGCCGTTTTGGCCATTTTAGGACTTATATTAATTGCAACGGCGTTTTTCGTGTTGGTTGGGACAAAAAGTCCCGACATCGACGAAACAGGAAATTTGTTGCTTCAGAAATCCAGAAGTCTGGAATCGGTTGAATCGGGATTGGAAAGTCGTGGAAATTCTGCTCCTGATACGCTTCCGCCTGCGGTACTGAAGGATTTGCCTACGCCCGTATCGGAATAGTTTTTGAAAGAGGTTTCGTATGAAGTCAGAATCGATGCTCGCGACAGAAAGAATGCTCGATGTCGTAAGAATCTTACTGGATGAAGTCCAGCCGGAATCTCTTTTTGTGAAAATTCTCGAAGTGGCCAAGGATGTATTGCATGCCGATGCCGCGGTCCTTGATACCGGCGGCGAAAATGCGATTCACTTGAGCAATCCCGAAAAAGTTTCGATTTCTATTTCTGCAGTAAAGCAGGCCAAGCTCGAAAAGAAGGCCGTGGTGTGGAACCAGCTCGATGACGATTCCGCCGACCTTTCGAAGTCTATTGTACAGAACCAGCTGACAAGCATCATGGTGTCGCCGTTCCGCACGCCCGAAAGCGAAGCCGGTTACCTGTACTTGCAACGCGCAGCCCGCGAAGAACCTTTTACCGAAGACGATAGCGCCCTGTTCGATTCCTTCGTGATGGTGTGCGAAAAGTTCGCCTTTGCCGCCTTCGACCGTTTGCGCGACAAGGAATCCTTGAATGTCTTGCGCAATGTCATCCGCAAAGACGGCATTGTGTATTCGAGCAAGGCCATGTCCGACTTGATCGCTCTTGCAGACAAATTAGCAGGGCTCCCGATGCCGGTAATTATCCGTGGCGAAACGGGAACCGGTAAAGAAGTCATTGCCCGCTATATTCACAGGCATAGCCCTCGCGCAGACAAGCCTTTTATCGCTGTCAACTGTGGCGCCATTCCGGAACACTTGATGGAATCGCTTTTGTTCGGACATGCCAAGGGTTCATTTACGGGAGCCATTGAAACCCGTAAGGGATTTTTTGAAGAAGCCGATGGCGGAACGATTTTCCTCGATGAAATCGGTGAACTGCCCATGAACATGCAGGTGAAGCTTTTGCGCGTGCTGCAGGAAAAGCACATTACCCGCGTGGGCGACAACCGCGAAATTCCGGTGAACGTGCGCATCATTAGTGCAACGCATGTAGACTTGGAAGAAGCAGTCAAGGCAAAGCGCTTTAGGGAAGACTTGTACTTCCGTATTCAGGTGATGCCGGTAGAAATGCCGCCCCTGAGAGACCGCGGACAAGACGTTGTTCTCTTGGCCGAGGAATTCCTGACCCGCTATGGGGCGGAATACGGCCGCGGAAAGTTCCACTTGAGCCGTAACGCCGAAAAGGCGATGCTCAGCTACCACTGGCCGGGCAACGTGCGCGAACTCGAAAACAAGGTCCAGAAGGCCCTGGTTCAGGCGGTGCATGGGGTCGTTCAGCCCGCCGATTTGGGCTTGGGCGATGTCCAGTCGCAGGCCAAGGAGTCTCCGCGTACGCTTAAGGAAGCCCGCGAAATCGTGGAACGCGAAGTAATTGGCAGGGCGCTTTCCGACAGTAATGCGAATCTGACGCTCGCAGCGACGATTTTGGGCATCGACCGCAAGGTTCTGCGCGAAATTATGGAAAGATTGGGAATGAAAAAAGAAGACTATAAGAAATAGTTTTATATATTTATTATAGCCTAAAAGACGGTTGGCACGGAATTTGCAAGAGATTGAGTATGAAAAAGACTACTTTCATAACGACAATTATGATGGCTGCAGCGCTTAGCTACGCTGCTCCGTCTTCTGCGCGTCCGGAGTCTTCTGTCCCGACCCCCGCCGAGAATATGGAAATTTCGCGAGAAATGCCCAATCTCGGTGCAAAGGAAAGCGCAGATTGGCAGAAATTGCGCGCAGAACGTCGTGCTGCCCGAGAGCAAATTCTTAGGGACTTGCGCAACAGTTCCGCCGCGGAAAAGAAAAATATCCGCCAGGAAGTCTCGAAAAAACGAGACGAAAAGCCTCGCTTGGAGGGGGAAATCCCGAAAAATCAATCTCGCGAACGTCGTCCTTTTTATGAGCAACCTGGGTCTCATCAAATGAACCCGATGCGAGAAATGCCCCATGGTCCGGGGCCGGCTCCCATGTATCCCATGAATCCCATGCATCCCATGTACCCCATGGGTCCTGTGAAGCCGATGGATCATCCCCATCGCTAAATGCGTTTCATTGTAATAGTGCTATTGATGTTTTCGTCTTTGCTTTATGCCGAGACGCAAGAATCTGTGTACTTCCGTGCAATGAAGGCTGAAGAAGCCGGTGATGTGTCGGCCGCCCTTGCAGCCTTCGAAGAAGCGGTTCAGATTCCCGGTCCCTATACTGAGGAACTTCGCGAAATCATTGACGAATATTATAAGGCCCTTGATGCGACTACGGAAACGAAGAATCCGTGGTCGCTTCGTTTTTTGGGGGATCTCGGTTTTTACGGCTTGCATTATAATGAATATGGCGGTGTAGAGAAAGTCAGCGAAACCGGCGGTGACATCTTCTTTTCGCTGACGCCATTTGTGGACTATTCTACGGGCGACTGGATTCATTCTTTTGGACTGGGTTTTTCGGGCGACTGGTTTGTGGCGAACGAAGATATGCCCGTGCTCGATACGAACGACTGGAATATTTCGGTCGGGCTTGAATATTCCTTGGTCGGTAAATCCCTGATGCTTGACGTGGGTGCCGATATCAAGATTGTCGAAGGCGCTTACGTTTCTCCCAATTTTTATGTGTGGGTGGAACGCGATTTCTACCGCTTTGAAAAGCAGCGTGTCGGTGCGGCGGCCTGGGGGTACTATGATCCCGATGGTCCGCTTTCGTTTGCATT
This genomic window from Fibrobacter sp. UWB5 contains:
- a CDS encoding sigma-54-dependent Fis family transcriptional regulator encodes the protein MKSESMLATERMLDVVRILLDEVQPESLFVKILEVAKDVLHADAAVLDTGGENAIHLSNPEKVSISISAVKQAKLEKKAVVWNQLDDDSADLSKSIVQNQLTSIMVSPFRTPESEAGYLYLQRAAREEPFTEDDSALFDSFVMVCEKFAFAAFDRLRDKESLNVLRNVIRKDGIVYSSKAMSDLIALADKLAGLPMPVIIRGETGTGKEVIARYIHRHSPRADKPFIAVNCGAIPEHLMESLLFGHAKGSFTGAIETRKGFFEEADGGTIFLDEIGELPMNMQVKLLRVLQEKHITRVGDNREIPVNVRIISATHVDLEEAVKAKRFREDLYFRIQVMPVEMPPLRDRGQDVVLLAEEFLTRYGAEYGRGKFHLSRNAEKAMLSYHWPGNVRELENKVQKALVQAVHGVVQPADLGLGDVQSQAKESPRTLKEAREIVEREVIGRALSDSNANLTLAATILGIDRKVLREIMERLGMKKEDYKK
- a CDS encoding serine/threonine protein kinase, whose product is MSVKSEKSMASILDRACDCALLHQGGEADVYELACGEDFYALKWYHSGCRFEESVVDRLKHLNIPGLYRVRESGVRDNTPYLVYDFIEGVSSADVPAMPVAVALKLLRGVVQTLDALNKEDIHHGDINPSNVLLCKSGNSLQTLVIDCGIVGPGALAYAAPERFQGKPASTQSDLYSLGMLLFRWIAGVDLLESDDYNNLAAQALAIEGLDISSRLYDLDRCKPQELSALEPLWKAMLRESPENRAEDFDELDELLEIALESIGVGEVTAQTALQKYAGEVLPEKMGRKFPTEQKSAFPYSQNDNENKKNTLKIAVLAILGLILIATAFFVLVGTKSPDIDETGNLLLQKSRSLESVESGLESRGNSAPDTLPPAVLKDLPTPVSE